In Rhodoferax koreense, a genomic segment contains:
- a CDS encoding c-type cytochrome: MSANPHDHAAEEAHSGPIKNPKQLLVAVFFSFVVPIFAIIGLVYYVVSANKPAGANSGESMLLGGMTESDQKKAVAERIQKVGFVEIRDANRELKSGEEVFKAQCTACHTAGVAGAPKFGDAAAWAPRIKNPFETLLNSALHGKGAMGAQGGGDFEDLEIARAVVYMANAGGGKFPEPAKPGAAAAPAEGASAAVASAAPAEAASAPAAAASK, translated from the coding sequence ATGAGCGCCAACCCCCACGATCATGCGGCCGAAGAAGCCCATTCAGGCCCGATCAAGAACCCCAAGCAACTGCTGGTGGCCGTGTTCTTCTCATTCGTCGTGCCGATCTTCGCCATCATCGGCCTGGTCTACTACGTCGTCTCGGCCAACAAGCCGGCCGGTGCCAATTCGGGCGAGAGCATGCTGCTCGGCGGCATGACGGAATCGGACCAGAAAAAGGCTGTGGCTGAACGCATCCAGAAGGTAGGCTTCGTGGAGATCCGCGACGCCAACCGCGAACTCAAGAGCGGCGAAGAAGTCTTCAAGGCCCAGTGCACGGCCTGCCATACCGCGGGCGTTGCCGGCGCACCCAAGTTCGGCGATGCCGCCGCCTGGGCGCCACGCATCAAGAATCCGTTCGAAACCCTGCTGAACTCCGCGCTGCACGGCAAGGGTGCCATGGGTGCTCAGGGCGGCGGCGACTTCGAAGACCTCGAAATCGCACGCGCCGTGGTCTACATGGCGAATGCGGGCGGTGGCAAGTTCCCTGAGCCGGCCAAGCCCGGTGCAGCGGCAGCCCCTGCCGAAGGTGCCTCGGCGGCTGTGGCGTCCGCTGCCCCGGCCGAAGCCGCATCGGCACCTGCGGCGGCTGCCTCCAAATAA
- a CDS encoding TPM domain-containing protein — MKLFNRLRRVMCHRWLDQADAERAIPAAMQERLMRRVGASERRHTGEIRICVEAGLPLSYLWRGATARERAVTLFGKLGVWDTEHNNGVLIYLLLADHAIELVADRGLNRHVTPAQWQAMVGRMRKPFQEGRFEDGLTQALEEVSAVLAEYFPLAPDVQRPNELPDAPVFAPRDDD; from the coding sequence ATGAAGCTATTCAACCGACTCCGCCGTGTGATGTGCCATCGCTGGCTCGACCAGGCCGATGCGGAACGCGCGATTCCGGCCGCCATGCAAGAGCGCCTCATGCGCCGCGTGGGCGCCAGTGAACGCCGCCATACCGGCGAGATCCGCATCTGCGTGGAGGCCGGCCTGCCGCTGAGCTACCTCTGGCGTGGGGCCACCGCCCGCGAACGCGCGGTGACGCTGTTCGGCAAGCTCGGCGTGTGGGACACGGAACACAACAACGGCGTGCTGATCTACCTGCTGCTGGCGGACCACGCGATCGAACTCGTGGCGGACCGGGGCCTGAACCGCCACGTCACGCCCGCGCAGTGGCAGGCCATGGTCGGCCGCATGCGCAAGCCCTTTCAAGAAGGCCGGTTCGAGGATGGCCTGACGCAGGCGCTGGAGGAGGTGTCGGCCGTGCTGGCCGAATATTTTCCGCTGGCGCCGGATGTGCAGCGGCCGAACGAGTTGCCCGATGCGCCCGTGTTCGCACCCAGGGACGACGACTGA
- a CDS encoding DUF2946 family protein — translation MDDIVRQAIAKWPNVPDCYGWLGLDARGNWYMRDDRVQALGPFAAAAGGSPASKGSRLQHEKLIDFIQRNYESDARGCWFFQNGPQRVYVELETTPFVWRVHPDLSVVAHSSEPAQVRTCVLDETGRVYLETNLGFGLVHTLDTGWAAEAVERALWMPQEIEAQALPARFGYVVSPQSLARKAG, via the coding sequence ATGGACGACATCGTCAGACAAGCCATCGCCAAATGGCCGAACGTGCCCGATTGCTATGGTTGGCTCGGTCTTGATGCGCGCGGCAACTGGTACATGCGCGACGACCGCGTACAGGCGCTCGGCCCGTTCGCCGCGGCGGCCGGTGGCAGCCCCGCCAGCAAGGGCTCGCGGCTGCAACATGAAAAACTGATCGACTTCATCCAGCGCAACTACGAAAGCGATGCGCGCGGCTGCTGGTTTTTCCAGAACGGGCCGCAGCGCGTCTACGTGGAACTCGAGACCACACCTTTCGTCTGGCGGGTCCATCCCGATCTGTCGGTGGTGGCGCACAGCAGCGAGCCGGCCCAGGTGCGCACCTGCGTGCTCGACGAGACCGGTCGGGTTTACCTCGAGACGAACCTCGGATTCGGCCTGGTGCACACGCTCGACACCGGCTGGGCGGCAGAAGCCGTCGAGCGTGCCTTATGGATGCCGCAGGAGATTGAGGCCCAGGCCTTGCCGGCGCGGTTCGGCTACGTGGTCAGCCCACAGTCGCTGGCCCGGAAAGCGGGCTGA
- a CDS encoding TPM domain-containing protein yields the protein MVPLAKTGVAVRQLYLVLLCLALTLACAAVQAQSVLPVPPLTAHVVDQTGTFSEPQRQALEAKLAAFEAASGAQVVVLMVPTTQPEDIFGYANRVANVWKIGRKDIGDGLLLVVAKNDRRLRIEVAKSLEGAIPDLAASQIIDEAITPRFKQGDFAGGVDAGVDRIMVRIKGEALPAPTTSGNQRPLGDQGFQWMDLAIFLFIAVPVVGAIARSILGNKLGSLATGGAVGALAWFITASVVLAGIAGLLALLFTLIAAATGGRTSPGRGGMGGLGGLGGGMGGWSSGRGGGFGGGGGGGGFGSGGGGNFGGGGASGGW from the coding sequence ATGGTGCCCCTGGCGAAGACAGGGGTGGCGGTGCGGCAGCTGTACCTTGTGCTGCTGTGCCTGGCCTTGACCTTGGCCTGCGCCGCGGTACAGGCGCAAAGCGTGCTGCCCGTGCCGCCGCTTACAGCCCACGTGGTCGACCAGACCGGCACGTTCTCCGAGCCGCAACGCCAGGCGCTCGAAGCCAAGCTCGCCGCGTTCGAAGCCGCCAGCGGTGCGCAGGTGGTGGTGCTGATGGTGCCGACCACCCAGCCCGAGGACATCTTCGGCTATGCCAACCGCGTGGCCAACGTGTGGAAGATCGGCCGCAAGGACATCGGCGACGGCCTGCTGCTCGTGGTGGCGAAGAACGATCGCCGGCTGCGCATCGAAGTCGCGAAGTCGCTGGAAGGCGCGATCCCCGACCTGGCGGCATCGCAGATCATCGACGAGGCCATCACGCCGCGCTTCAAGCAGGGCGACTTCGCCGGTGGCGTAGACGCGGGGGTGGACCGCATCATGGTCCGCATCAAGGGCGAGGCGCTGCCAGCGCCCACAACCTCTGGAAACCAGCGCCCACTCGGCGACCAAGGTTTCCAGTGGATGGACCTGGCGATCTTCCTGTTCATCGCGGTGCCGGTGGTCGGCGCCATCGCACGGAGCATCCTCGGCAACAAGCTGGGTTCGCTCGCCACCGGCGGCGCCGTCGGTGCGCTGGCCTGGTTCATCACCGCCAGCGTGGTGCTCGCCGGCATCGCCGGCCTGCTGGCCCTGTTGTTCACGTTGATCGCGGCCGCGACCGGCGGAAGAACCTCGCCAGGACGCGGCGGCATGGGCGGCCTCGGAGGTCTGGGCGGCGGCATGGGCGGCTGGAGCTCCGGCCGCGGCGGCGGCTTCGGCGGCGGTGGCGGTGGTGGCGGCTTCGGTTCGGGTGGCGGTGGCAACTTTGGCGGGGGCGGTGCCTCCGGTGGCTGGTGA
- a CDS encoding LemA family protein, translating into MKRWFFQILSVLGLSLALSGCGYNDFQRLDEQSKAAWSEVLNQYQRRADLVPNIVATVKGEAAFEQDTLTKVIEARAKATSIQVTPETLNNPEAFQKFQAAQGELGSALSRLMVVSERYPDLKANKGFSDLRVQLEGTENRITVARNRFIQTVQEYNVLARSFPSVITAKIFGYQPKPSFTVQNESTISTPPVVDFNKK; encoded by the coding sequence ATGAAACGCTGGTTCTTCCAAATTCTTTCCGTGCTCGGCCTGAGCCTGGCGCTCAGCGGCTGCGGCTACAACGATTTCCAGCGGCTCGACGAACAAAGCAAGGCGGCCTGGAGCGAGGTGCTGAACCAGTACCAGCGCCGCGCCGATCTGGTGCCCAACATCGTCGCCACCGTCAAGGGCGAGGCCGCCTTCGAGCAGGACACCTTGACCAAGGTGATCGAGGCGCGCGCCAAGGCCACCTCGATCCAGGTCACGCCCGAGACGCTGAACAACCCCGAAGCCTTCCAGAAGTTCCAGGCCGCCCAAGGCGAACTCGGCAGCGCGCTGAGCCGGCTGATGGTGGTCAGCGAGCGGTACCCCGATCTCAAGGCCAACAAGGGATTCAGCGACCTGCGCGTGCAGCTCGAAGGCACGGAAAACCGCATCACCGTGGCGCGCAACCGCTTCATCCAGACCGTGCAGGAATACAACGTGCTCGCACGCAGCTTTCCGAGCGTGATCACGGCCAAGATCTTCGGCTACCAGCCCAAGCCCAGCTTCACGGTGCAGAATGAATCGACGATCTCGACCCCGCCCGTCGTCGATTTCAACAAGAAGTAA
- a CDS encoding efflux transporter outer membrane subunit has product MNKPRLQKAAVAAAAALAVLSGCSFIPKYERPAAPVASQWPGGPVTEVPGQKAAADVPWQDFFTDPRLQQLIAAALANNRDLRVAVLNIEQARAQYQITRADQFPTVGIGASGSRTPNTSGGITSAYTAGFTVSAWELDFFGRIQSLKESALAEYLATEEGRKATQISLIASVANAYLNLLADDELLAITRQTLVTREDSGKLSQLRFDNGVASELDVRQAQSLTEQARATLAQQLRQRALDVNALTLLVGQPPTMNDTGAAVAGTGLASTLVMTDLPVGLPSEVLINRPDIRQAEQVLLANNANIGAARANFFPKVSLTAGAGTGGAHLSDLFKSGSYGWTFAPQIVLPIFDAGRNQAGLDSARAGRDIAQAQYEKAIQTAFREVADALAGRATLGEQLRAQQAQADAESVRFKLSDLRYKNGVASYLDLLDAQRSLFTAQQAVVQIRLLQLQNQVLLYKALGGGWTEPAKASTASIKP; this is encoded by the coding sequence ATGAATAAGCCCCGTCTCCAGAAAGCAGCGGTGGCTGCCGCGGCCGCACTGGCCGTGTTGTCGGGCTGCTCGTTCATCCCGAAATACGAACGCCCCGCCGCACCGGTGGCCAGCCAGTGGCCCGGCGGCCCGGTCACCGAAGTGCCCGGCCAGAAAGCCGCGGCCGATGTGCCCTGGCAGGACTTCTTCACCGATCCGCGGCTGCAGCAATTGATCGCCGCGGCGCTGGCCAACAACCGCGATCTGCGCGTGGCGGTGCTCAACATCGAGCAGGCGCGCGCGCAATACCAGATCACGCGGGCCGACCAGTTCCCCACGGTGGGCATCGGCGCCAGCGGCTCACGCACGCCCAACACCTCGGGCGGCATCACCAGCGCCTACACCGCCGGCTTCACCGTGTCGGCCTGGGAGCTCGATTTCTTCGGCCGCATCCAGAGCCTGAAGGAATCGGCGCTGGCGGAATACCTGGCCACCGAGGAAGGCCGCAAGGCCACGCAGATCAGCCTGATCGCCAGCGTGGCCAACGCCTACCTGAACCTGCTGGCCGACGACGAGCTGCTGGCCATCACTCGCCAGACGCTGGTCACGCGGGAAGACTCCGGCAAGTTGTCCCAGCTGCGCTTCGACAACGGCGTGGCCTCCGAACTCGACGTGCGCCAGGCCCAGTCCCTGACCGAGCAGGCGCGGGCCACGCTGGCGCAGCAGCTGCGCCAGCGCGCACTCGACGTGAACGCACTCACGCTCCTGGTCGGCCAGCCGCCGACGATGAACGACACCGGCGCGGCCGTGGCCGGCACCGGACTGGCCAGCACGCTGGTGATGACCGACCTGCCGGTGGGCCTGCCCTCCGAGGTGCTGATCAACCGGCCAGACATCCGCCAGGCCGAGCAGGTGCTGCTGGCCAACAACGCCAACATCGGCGCCGCGCGGGCCAACTTCTTCCCGAAGGTGTCGCTGACCGCGGGTGCGGGTACGGGCGGCGCCCATTTGTCCGACCTGTTCAAGAGCGGCTCCTACGGCTGGACCTTTGCGCCGCAGATCGTGCTGCCGATCTTCGATGCGGGCCGTAACCAGGCCGGACTCGACTCGGCCCGTGCCGGTCGCGACATCGCGCAGGCGCAGTACGAAAAAGCCATCCAGACCGCGTTCCGCGAGGTGGCCGACGCGCTGGCCGGCCGCGCTACGCTCGGCGAGCAGCTGCGCGCGCAGCAGGCGCAGGCAGATGCGGAGTCGGTGCGGTTCAAGCTGTCGGATCTGCGCTACAAGAACGGGGTGGCGAGTTACCTCGACCTGCTCGACGCCCAACGTTCCTTGTTCACCGCGCAGCAGGCGGTGGTGCAGATCCGACTGCTGCAGTTGCAGAACCAGGTGCTCCTGTACAAGGCCCTGGGCGGCGGCTGGACCGAGCCGGCCAAGGCCTCGACCGCGTCGATCAAGCCATAG
- a CDS encoding methyl-accepting chemotaxis protein: MQFSDLKIGTRLGAGIVLAAALLAKMVWIGVANMAALQRELEMANGDRLPKIIAAKDIKDNLRARAILTRNIVLVDDIDANRKTVERLAEVRNQYARIDKQLQETVVHPDGKAALSKLEAAVAALREPTDRVVQLGVADKNAEATDVLLKVVAPLQATATDAADAFAEMQIKLGKAAEEQARAAYNTAFTFLILLGLAAVALLCGLGWLLVRSITRPLNQAVEVSRAVAAGDLSLQFEATGRNETSQLLLALKAMQASLAQVVGNVRQNAEGVATASAQISHGNNDLSARTEQQASALQQTAASMEELSSTVKQNADNARQANQLAQSASTVAVRGGDVVGQVVETMKGINDSSKKIADIISVIDGIAFQTNILALNAAVEAARAGEQGRGFAVVASEVRSLAQRSADAAKEIKNLISASVERVDQGTTLVDQAGVTMQEVVTAIRRVTDIMGEISAASTEQSQGVSQVGEAVTQMDQATQQNAALVEESAAAADSLSLQAQQLVQAVAVFKLIHGPAVAAPQLARPPAAAKPANPAVPAPNRVPVSKKALPKAAPARPTKAAAGTPLLQPASTKAKAAATATAPGGEGDWESF; encoded by the coding sequence ATGCAATTCAGCGATCTCAAGATCGGCACCCGTCTTGGTGCCGGCATCGTGCTGGCCGCGGCGCTTTTGGCCAAGATGGTCTGGATCGGCGTGGCGAACATGGCGGCCCTCCAGCGCGAACTGGAGATGGCCAACGGCGACCGCCTGCCCAAGATCATCGCGGCCAAGGACATCAAGGACAACTTGCGCGCGCGCGCCATCCTGACCCGCAACATCGTGCTGGTCGACGATATCGATGCCAACCGGAAGACCGTCGAGCGGCTGGCGGAGGTGCGCAACCAGTACGCCAGGATCGACAAGCAACTGCAGGAAACGGTGGTGCATCCGGACGGCAAGGCCGCGCTGTCCAAGCTGGAGGCGGCGGTGGCCGCGCTGCGTGAACCGACCGATCGGGTGGTGCAGCTCGGCGTCGCCGACAAGAACGCCGAAGCCACCGACGTGCTGCTGAAGGTGGTGGCCCCGCTGCAGGCAACCGCCACCGATGCCGCCGACGCGTTCGCCGAGATGCAGATCAAGCTTGGCAAGGCGGCCGAAGAGCAGGCCAGGGCCGCGTACAACACCGCGTTCACGTTCCTGATCCTGCTGGGTCTGGCCGCCGTGGCCCTGCTGTGCGGGCTGGGCTGGCTGCTGGTGCGCTCCATCACGCGTCCATTGAACCAGGCCGTGGAGGTGTCGCGGGCCGTCGCAGCGGGCGACCTGAGCCTGCAGTTCGAGGCCACGGGCCGGAACGAAACCTCGCAATTGCTGTTGGCGCTCAAGGCCATGCAGGCCAGCCTGGCCCAGGTGGTCGGCAATGTGCGCCAGAACGCCGAAGGCGTGGCCACGGCAAGCGCGCAGATTTCGCACGGCAACAACGACCTCTCCGCACGCACCGAGCAGCAGGCCAGTGCGCTGCAGCAGACGGCCGCCTCGATGGAAGAGCTCAGCTCCACCGTGAAGCAGAACGCCGACAACGCGCGTCAGGCGAACCAGCTCGCGCAGAGCGCTTCCACCGTGGCCGTGCGCGGCGGCGACGTGGTCGGCCAGGTGGTGGAGACCATGAAGGGCATCAACGACAGCTCGAAGAAGATCGCCGACATCATCAGCGTGATCGACGGCATCGCGTTCCAGACCAACATCCTGGCGCTCAATGCCGCGGTGGAAGCGGCCCGCGCGGGCGAACAGGGCCGGGGCTTCGCCGTGGTGGCCAGCGAAGTGCGCAGCCTGGCCCAGCGCAGCGCGGACGCCGCCAAGGAAATCAAGAACCTGATCTCGGCCAGCGTCGAACGCGTGGACCAGGGCACGACGTTGGTCGATCAGGCCGGCGTGACGATGCAGGAGGTGGTGACCGCCATTCGCCGGGTAACCGACATCATGGGCGAGATCAGCGCGGCCAGCACCGAGCAGAGCCAGGGCGTGAGCCAGGTCGGCGAGGCCGTGACTCAGATGGACCAGGCCACGCAGCAGAACGCCGCGCTGGTCGAGGAAAGTGCGGCTGCGGCGGACAGCCTGTCGCTGCAGGCCCAGCAATTGGTCCAGGCCGTGGCCGTGTTCAAGCTGATCCACGGCCCTGCCGTGGCGGCACCGCAGCTGGCGCGGCCGCCGGCCGCGGCCAAACCGGCCAACCCCGCCGTGCCGGCACCGAACCGCGTGCCTGTCTCGAAAAAGGCTTTGCCCAAAGCCGCACCCGCGCGTCCCACCAAGGCCGCCGCGGGCACGCCGCTGCTCCAGCCCGCTTCCACCAAGGCCAAGGCCGCCGCCACGGCCACCGCGCCGGGCGGTGAGGGCGACTGGGAATCCTTCTAG
- a CDS encoding response regulator → MVLRTYLVEDNPVIRENLIDTLAELANVKTVGAAGSEGEGCRWLTRNGDKWDLAIVDLFLKEGNGLGVLASCMDRRPQQKVVVLSNYATPEMRSRCMALKADAVFDKSNEIDALLDYCVLHASGTARH, encoded by the coding sequence ATGGTACTCAGAACATATCTTGTAGAAGACAACCCCGTCATCCGGGAGAACCTCATCGACACATTGGCCGAACTGGCCAATGTCAAGACCGTGGGCGCCGCCGGCAGTGAAGGTGAGGGTTGCCGTTGGCTGACGCGCAACGGCGACAAGTGGGACTTGGCCATCGTGGATCTGTTCCTCAAGGAAGGCAACGGCCTCGGGGTGCTGGCTTCGTGCATGGACCGAAGACCGCAGCAGAAGGTGGTGGTGCTGAGCAACTACGCCACGCCGGAGATGCGCAGCCGCTGCATGGCGCTGAAGGCCGATGCGGTGTTCGACAAATCCAACGAGATCGACGCCTTGCTCGATTACTGCGTGCTGCACGCGTCGGGCACCGCCAGGCACTGA
- a CDS encoding YheT family hydrolase, translating to MNYVAPWWLPGGNLQTIWPALYSTRVFGPKPEFRRERWITPDLDFVDVDFADPAGLVADPVAHPSARPLLVLFHGLEGSSASHYAEAFADFARAHGMAYAVPHFRGCSGEINLAPRAYHSGDFEEVGWVLKRLHTWHQGPVIAVGVSLGGNALLRWAEEMGEQAGRVVRAVAAVSSPIDLAAGGHAIGRGFNRLVYTRMFLRSMKPKALQKLAQFPGLFDREALLAARDLYEFDNIFTAPLHGFKNTEDYWGRASAKPHLASIRIPALVVNASNDPFVPAWSLPHQNEVGEYVTLWQPAHGGHVGFPQGPVPGHVRTMPDAVGGWLARAAR from the coding sequence ATGAACTACGTCGCGCCCTGGTGGTTGCCTGGCGGCAATCTGCAGACGATCTGGCCGGCGCTGTATTCGACGCGGGTGTTCGGTCCGAAGCCCGAGTTCCGGCGCGAGCGATGGATCACGCCCGACCTGGATTTCGTCGATGTCGACTTCGCCGACCCGGCGGGGTTGGTGGCCGACCCGGTGGCGCACCCCAGCGCCCGGCCGCTGCTGGTGCTGTTCCACGGGCTCGAAGGCTCGTCGGCCAGCCACTATGCCGAGGCGTTCGCCGACTTTGCGCGGGCCCACGGCATGGCTTATGCCGTGCCGCATTTCCGCGGCTGCAGCGGCGAGATCAACCTGGCACCGCGGGCCTACCATTCGGGCGATTTCGAAGAGGTCGGCTGGGTGCTGAAGCGGCTCCATACGTGGCACCAGGGCCCGGTGATCGCCGTGGGGGTGTCGCTCGGCGGCAACGCGCTGCTGCGCTGGGCCGAGGAAATGGGCGAACAGGCCGGCCGCGTGGTGCGGGCCGTGGCCGCGGTGAGTTCGCCGATCGACCTGGCCGCCGGTGGCCATGCCATCGGCCGCGGCTTCAACCGGCTGGTCTACACCCGCATGTTTTTGCGCAGCATGAAGCCCAAGGCGCTGCAGAAGCTCGCGCAGTTCCCGGGCCTGTTCGACCGCGAGGCGCTGCTGGCCGCGCGCGACCTCTATGAGTTCGACAACATCTTCACCGCGCCGCTGCACGGTTTCAAGAACACCGAGGATTATTGGGGCCGCGCGTCGGCCAAGCCGCATTTGGCCAGCATCCGCATTCCCGCGCTGGTGGTGAACGCAAGCAACGATCCGTTCGTGCCGGCCTGGAGCCTGCCGCACCAGAATGAGGTCGGCGAGTACGTCACGCTGTGGCAACCCGCCCACGGCGGCCATGTGGGGTTTCCGCAGGGCCCGGTGCCTGGCCACGTGCGCACCATGCCCGACGCCGTGGGGGGATGGCTGGCCAGGGCGGCACGGTAA
- a CDS encoding YybH family protein, with amino-acid sequence MPKAKLQAATVGGRADDIEAAFYEALQNGDIDRLMACWADEDDILCVHPGGPRLVGAGAIRASFDAMLVNGRIRAWPERVRKTESMASSVHSVIERIEVLTAEGPREAFVTATNVYHKTAQGWRLVAHHASPGTAEEPHEAGAAQVLH; translated from the coding sequence ATGCCCAAAGCCAAACTCCAGGCCGCCACCGTGGGCGGCCGTGCCGACGACATCGAAGCCGCCTTCTACGAGGCGCTGCAGAACGGCGATATCGACCGGCTCATGGCCTGTTGGGCCGACGAGGACGACATCCTGTGCGTGCACCCTGGCGGGCCGCGCCTGGTCGGGGCCGGCGCGATCCGCGCCAGCTTCGACGCCATGTTGGTCAACGGCCGCATCCGCGCCTGGCCCGAGCGTGTGCGCAAGACCGAGTCAATGGCCAGCAGCGTGCACAGCGTGATCGAACGCATCGAGGTGCTGACGGCCGAGGGGCCGCGCGAAGCATTCGTCACCGCCACCAACGTCTACCACAAGACCGCGCAAGGCTGGCGCCTGGTGGCCCACCACGCGAGCCCGGGCACGGCCGAGGAACCGCACGAGGCCGGCGCCGCCCAGGTGCTGCACTAG